The Streptomyces albofaciens JCM 4342 genome has a segment encoding these proteins:
- the glgP gene encoding alpha-glucan family phosphorylase, translated as MKAIRRFTVRPVLPEPLRPLSDLARNLRWSWHSETRELFHAIAPAGRRRAGLDPVRLLSTVSAERLAELAGDRRFLRRLGAAADDLQDYLTGQRWYQSAQESGRDGRLPEAVAYFSPEFGITAALPQYSGGLGILAGDHLKAASDLGVPLIGVGLLYRHGYFRQSLSREGWQQEHYPVLDPNELPLDLLREADGTPAQVALALPGGRQLRSLVWVARVGRVPLLLLDSDVEENAPGERDVTDRLYGGGSEHRLLQEMLLGIGGVRAVRTYCRLTGHAAPEVFHTNEGHAGFLGLERIRELADAGREGGPGTAGGPVGLDFDGALETVRAGTVFTTHTPVPAGIDRFDRELVARHFGEAAELPGIDVERILALGLETYPGGEPNCFNMAVMGLRLAQRANGVSTLHGRVSREMFAGLWPGFDPEDVPIVSVTNGVHAPTWVAPEVFRLGARQIGPGRTEDALSVGDSRRWSAVADIPDADVWDLRRVLREQLVEEVRRRLHVSWRQRGAGAAELGWIDGVLDPEVLTIGFARRVPSYKRLTLMLRDRDRLMELLLHRERPIQIVVAGKAHPADDGGKRLVQELVRFADDPRVRQRLVFLPDYGMAMAQKLYPGCDVWLNNPLRPLEACGTSGMKAALNGCLNLSVLDGWWDEWYEPDFGWSIPTADGHATDENRRDELEANALYELLEQRVAPRFYDRDADGIPQRWVEMVRQTLVNLGPKVLAGRMVREYVERLYAPAARAQRALTPQAATELAAWKTRVRAAWPQVAVDHVETGALVVDRAEPAGVPGGPPNGSAELGATLALRVRVTLGELAPDDVEVQVVSGRVDESDRITDATTVPLKPTGGPDLEGRWLYEGPLALDRTGSFGYTVRVLPAHRLLASAAEMGLLAVPSEATGEEAGVLMR; from the coding sequence GTGAAGGCCATTCGTCGGTTCACCGTGCGTCCCGTCCTCCCGGAGCCCCTGCGACCCCTCAGCGACCTGGCGCGCAATCTGCGCTGGTCCTGGCACTCCGAGACCCGCGAACTCTTCCACGCCATAGCCCCCGCCGGCCGGCGCCGCGCGGGGCTGGACCCCGTGCGGCTGCTGAGCACCGTCTCCGCCGAGCGGCTGGCGGAACTGGCCGGGGACCGCCGGTTCCTGCGCCGGCTCGGTGCCGCCGCCGACGACCTCCAGGACTATCTGACCGGGCAGCGCTGGTACCAGAGCGCCCAGGAGAGCGGCCGGGACGGCCGGCTGCCCGAGGCCGTCGCCTACTTCTCGCCCGAATTCGGCATCACCGCCGCCCTGCCCCAGTACTCCGGCGGCCTCGGCATCCTCGCCGGCGACCACCTCAAGGCGGCCAGCGACCTCGGCGTACCCCTGATCGGCGTCGGGCTGCTCTACCGGCACGGCTACTTCCGCCAGTCGCTCTCCCGCGAGGGCTGGCAGCAGGAGCACTACCCGGTGCTGGACCCCAACGAGCTGCCCCTCGACCTGCTGCGGGAGGCCGACGGGACGCCCGCGCAGGTCGCCCTGGCGCTGCCCGGCGGGCGGCAGCTGCGCTCGCTGGTCTGGGTGGCCCGGGTCGGGCGCGTACCGCTGCTGCTCCTGGACTCCGACGTGGAGGAGAACGCGCCGGGCGAGCGGGACGTGACCGACCGGCTCTACGGCGGGGGCAGCGAGCACCGTCTGCTCCAGGAGATGCTGCTGGGGATCGGCGGGGTGCGGGCCGTACGGACGTACTGCCGGCTGACCGGCCACGCCGCGCCCGAGGTGTTCCACACGAACGAGGGACACGCGGGCTTCCTGGGCCTGGAGCGCATCCGGGAGCTGGCGGACGCCGGCCGGGAGGGCGGCCCCGGCACGGCCGGCGGGCCGGTCGGCCTGGACTTCGACGGCGCCCTGGAGACCGTACGCGCCGGCACGGTCTTCACCACCCACACCCCCGTCCCCGCCGGCATCGACCGCTTCGACCGCGAACTGGTCGCCCGCCACTTCGGCGAGGCGGCCGAACTGCCCGGCATCGACGTCGAACGGATCCTCGCGCTCGGCCTGGAGACCTACCCCGGCGGCGAGCCGAACTGCTTCAACATGGCGGTGATGGGCCTGCGGCTGGCCCAGCGCGCCAACGGCGTCTCCACCCTGCACGGCCGCGTCAGCCGGGAGATGTTCGCCGGGCTGTGGCCGGGCTTCGACCCGGAGGACGTGCCGATCGTCTCGGTGACCAACGGCGTGCACGCGCCGACCTGGGTGGCGCCCGAGGTCTTCCGGCTGGGCGCGCGCCAGATCGGGCCCGGCCGCACCGAGGACGCGCTGTCGGTCGGCGACTCGCGGCGTTGGTCGGCGGTGGCCGACATCCCGGACGCGGACGTGTGGGACCTGCGGCGGGTGCTGCGCGAACAGCTCGTGGAGGAGGTGCGGCGCCGGCTGCACGTCTCGTGGCGGCAGCGCGGCGCGGGCGCCGCCGAGCTGGGCTGGATCGACGGCGTGCTCGACCCGGAGGTGCTGACCATCGGCTTCGCCCGCCGGGTGCCCTCCTACAAGCGCCTCACCCTGATGCTGCGCGACCGCGACCGCTTGATGGAACTGCTGCTGCACCGCGAGCGGCCCATCCAGATCGTCGTGGCGGGCAAGGCCCACCCGGCCGACGACGGCGGCAAGCGCCTCGTGCAGGAGCTGGTGCGCTTCGCCGACGACCCGCGGGTACGGCAGCGGCTGGTCTTCCTCCCCGACTACGGCATGGCCATGGCGCAGAAGCTCTATCCGGGCTGTGACGTCTGGCTCAACAACCCGCTGCGCCCGCTGGAGGCGTGCGGCACCTCCGGCATGAAGGCGGCGCTCAACGGCTGTCTGAACCTGTCCGTGCTGGACGGCTGGTGGGACGAGTGGTACGAGCCGGACTTCGGCTGGTCCATCCCCACCGCCGACGGCCACGCCACCGACGAGAACCGGCGCGACGAGCTGGAGGCCAACGCGCTGTACGAGCTGCTGGAGCAGCGGGTCGCGCCGCGCTTCTACGACCGCGATGCGGACGGCATTCCGCAGCGCTGGGTCGAGATGGTCCGGCAGACGCTGGTCAATCTGGGACCGAAGGTGCTGGCGGGCCGGATGGTGCGGGAGTACGTGGAGCGGCTGTACGCCCCCGCCGCCCGCGCCCAGCGCGCGCTCACCCCGCAGGCCGCGACCGAGCTGGCCGCGTGGAAGACCCGGGTGCGGGCCGCGTGGCCGCAGGTCGCGGTGGACCACGTGGAGACCGGCGCCCTGGTGGTCGACCGCGCGGAGCCGGCCGGCGTGCCCGGCGGCCCGCCCAACGGCAGCGCCGAACTGGGCGCGACCCTGGCGCTGCGGGTCCGCGTCACGCTCGGCGAGCTGGCCCCGGACGACGTGGAGGTGCAGGTCGTCTCCGGCCGGGTGGACGAGTCGGACCGGATCACCGACGCCACCACCGTGCCGCTCAAGCCCACCGGCGGCCCGGACCTGGAGGGCCGCTGGCTCTACGAGGGCCCGCTCGCCCTGGACCGCACCGGCTCCTTCGGCTACACGGTCCGCGTACTGCCCGCGCACCGGCTGCTGGCGTCGGCGGCCGAGATGGGGCTGCTGGCGGTGCCGTCGGAGGCGACGGGGGAGGAGGCCGGGGTGCTGATGCGGTAG
- a CDS encoding GlxA family transcriptional regulator codes for MRAHRVVVLALEGVYPFELGIPGRVFGAADGRYEVLTCSADGRPVRCGADFSITVEHGPEALRTADTVVVPSIAPDHVHSELPEAVGAALAMIRPGTRIVSICTGAYVLAAAGLLDGRPATTHWQLTGDFRRRFPKVRLTPDVLFVDDGDVLTSSGAASGIDVCLHVVRADHGGALANHVARKCVVPPFRDGGQAQYVEQPVPAPTATGTAATQQWALEHLDEPLTLTRLARHAGMSLRTFNRRFRDETGLSPGRWLIQQRLLRARQLLETSDLPVDLIAGQVGFAGGASLRQHLHAAIGVSPQAYRRTFRAPRPAEDQSAVRAG; via the coding sequence ATGCGTGCGCATCGTGTGGTGGTCCTGGCCCTGGAGGGCGTCTATCCGTTCGAGCTCGGCATACCGGGGCGGGTCTTCGGCGCCGCCGACGGCCGTTACGAGGTGCTGACCTGCTCGGCCGACGGGCGCCCGGTGCGCTGCGGAGCCGACTTCTCGATCACCGTCGAGCACGGGCCGGAGGCGCTGCGCACCGCCGACACCGTGGTGGTCCCGTCCATCGCCCCGGATCATGTGCACAGCGAGCTGCCCGAGGCGGTGGGCGCCGCGCTGGCGATGATCCGGCCCGGCACCCGCATCGTCTCCATCTGCACCGGCGCCTACGTACTGGCCGCCGCCGGGCTGCTGGACGGCCGCCCGGCCACCACCCACTGGCAGCTCACCGGGGACTTCCGCCGCCGCTTCCCTAAGGTCCGGCTCACCCCCGACGTGCTCTTCGTCGACGACGGCGACGTGCTGACCTCGTCCGGCGCCGCCTCCGGCATCGACGTGTGCCTGCACGTGGTGCGCGCGGACCACGGCGGGGCGCTCGCCAACCATGTGGCCCGCAAGTGCGTCGTACCGCCCTTCCGCGACGGCGGCCAGGCCCAGTACGTCGAGCAGCCGGTGCCCGCGCCGACCGCGACCGGCACCGCGGCCACCCAGCAGTGGGCCCTGGAGCACCTGGACGAGCCGCTGACCCTGACCCGGCTGGCCCGGCACGCCGGGATGAGCCTGCGCACCTTCAACCGCCGCTTCCGCGACGAGACCGGGCTCAGCCCCGGGCGGTGGCTCATCCAGCAGCGGCTGCTGCGCGCCCGCCAGCTGCTGGAGACCAGCGACCTGCCGGTGGACCTGATCGCCGGGCAGGTCGGCTTCGCGGGCGGCGCGTCGCTGCGGCAGCATCTGCACGCCGCGATCGGCGTCTCGCCGCAGGCGTACCGGCGGACGTTCCGGGCGCCTCGTCCGGCGGAGGACCAGTCGGCGGTCCGCGCGGGCTGA
- the treS gene encoding maltose alpha-D-glucosyltransferase: MIVNEPVPDKFEDTPAKDRDPDWFKRAVFYEVLVRSFQDSNGDGIGDLKGITAKLDYLQWLGVDCLWLPPFFKSPLRDGGYDVSDYTAVLPEFGDLADFVEFVDAAHQRGMRVIIDFVMNHTSDQHPWFQESRTDPDGPYGDYYVWADDDKQYQDARIIFVDTEASNWTFDPVRKQYFWHRFFSHQPDLNYENPAVQEEMLSALRFWLDLGIDGFRLDAVPYLYAEEGTNCENLPASHAFLKHVRAEIDAHYPDTVLLAEANQWPEDVVDYFGDYSKGGDECHMAFHFPVMPRIFMAVRRESRYPVSEILAKTPEIPANCQWGIFLRNHDELTLEMVTDEERDYMYAEYAKDPRMRANIGIRRRLAPLLDNDRNQIELFTALLLSLPGSPILYYGDEIGMGDNIWLGDRDAVRTPMQWTPDRNAGFSSCDPGRLFLPTIMDPVYGYQVTNVEASMSSPSSLLHWTRRMIEIRKQNPAFGLGTYTELPSSNPAVLAFLREYQDDLVLCVHNFSRFAQPTELDLRTFNGRHPVELIGGVRFPPIGEWPYLLTLAGHGFYWFRLRRGAV, from the coding sequence TTGATCGTCAACGAGCCCGTCCCGGACAAGTTCGAGGACACCCCGGCCAAGGACCGCGATCCCGACTGGTTCAAACGGGCCGTCTTCTACGAGGTCCTGGTGCGCTCCTTCCAGGACAGCAACGGTGACGGCATCGGCGACCTCAAGGGCATCACGGCCAAACTGGACTATCTCCAGTGGCTGGGCGTGGACTGCCTGTGGCTGCCGCCGTTCTTCAAGTCGCCGCTGCGCGACGGCGGTTACGACGTATCCGACTACACCGCCGTGCTGCCGGAATTCGGCGACCTGGCGGACTTCGTGGAGTTCGTGGACGCCGCGCACCAGCGCGGGATGCGGGTGATCATCGACTTCGTCATGAACCACACCAGCGACCAGCACCCGTGGTTCCAGGAGTCCCGCACCGACCCGGACGGGCCGTACGGCGATTACTACGTCTGGGCCGACGACGACAAGCAGTACCAGGACGCGCGGATCATCTTCGTCGACACCGAGGCGTCGAACTGGACCTTCGACCCGGTGCGCAAGCAGTACTTCTGGCACCGCTTCTTCTCCCACCAGCCGGACCTGAACTACGAGAACCCGGCCGTCCAGGAGGAGATGCTCTCCGCGCTGCGCTTCTGGCTGGACCTGGGGATCGACGGGTTCCGGCTGGACGCGGTCCCGTACCTGTACGCCGAGGAGGGCACCAACTGCGAGAACCTGCCCGCCTCGCACGCCTTCCTCAAGCACGTGCGCGCGGAGATCGACGCCCACTACCCGGACACGGTGCTGCTGGCCGAGGCCAACCAGTGGCCGGAGGACGTGGTCGACTATTTCGGCGACTACTCCAAGGGCGGGGACGAATGCCACATGGCGTTCCATTTCCCGGTCATGCCGCGCATCTTCATGGCGGTCCGGCGGGAATCGCGCTACCCGGTCTCGGAAATCCTGGCGAAGACCCCGGAGATTCCGGCCAACTGCCAGTGGGGCATCTTCCTGCGCAACCACGACGAGCTGACGCTGGAAATGGTCACGGACGAAGAGCGTGACTATATGTACGCGGAATATGCCAAGGACCCGCGGATGCGGGCCAATATCGGCATCCGCCGCCGGCTGGCCCCGCTGCTCGACAACGACCGCAACCAGATCGAGCTGTTCACCGCGCTGCTGCTGTCGCTGCCCGGCTCGCCGATCCTCTATTACGGCGACGAGATCGGCATGGGCGACAACATCTGGCTCGGCGACCGGGACGCGGTCCGCACGCCGATGCAGTGGACACCCGACCGGAACGCCGGCTTCTCCTCCTGCGACCCCGGCCGGCTCTTCCTGCCGACCATCATGGACCCGGTCTACGGCTACCAGGTCACCAACGTCGAGGCCTCGATGTCCTCGCCGTCGTCGCTGCTCCACTGGACCCGCCGCATGATCGAGATCCGGAAGCAGAACCCGGCCTTCGGCCTCGGCACCTACACCGAACTCCCCTCGTCCAACCCCGCGGTGCTGGCCTTCCTGCGCGAATACCAGGACGACCTGGTGCTGTGCGTGCACAATTTCTCGCGATTCGCGCAGCCCACCGAACTGGACCTGCGGACATTCAACGGCCGCCACCCGGTCGAGCTGATCGGCGGCGTCCGTTTCCCGCCCATCGGGGAATGGCCCTATCTGCTGACCCTGGCCGGGCACGGCTTCTATTGGTTCCGGCTGCGGAGGGGGGCAGTCTAG
- a CDS encoding alpha-1,4-glucan--maltose-1-phosphate maltosyltransferase, with translation MIGRIPVLDLHPLIDCGRRPAKAVVGEAFEISATVFREGHDAVAANVVLRDPLGRPGPWTPMRELAPGTDRWGAEVTPDVEGRWTYGVEGWSDPIGTWRHHAGIKVPAGIDTELVLTEGAILHERAAEGVPKRDGREAVLAAADTLRDTHLPAATRLAAALAPEVTDALDRHPLRELVTASRTAPLLVERRRALFGSWYELFPRSEGAVLRPGAPPVSGTFRTAAERLPAVAAMGFDVVYLPPVHPIGTSYRKGPNNALSAGPHDVGSPWAIGSAEGGHDALHPDLGTFEDFDHFVRTARDLRMEVALDFALQCSPDHPWVTEHPEWFHHRADGSIAYAENPPKKYQDIYPLAFEADLGGLVREAERLLRFWMERGVRIFRVDNPHTKPVVFWEKVIADVNRTDPDVIFLAEAFTRPAMMRTLAQIGFQQSYTYFTWRNSKHELTEYLTELSRETASYMRPNFFVNTPDILHAYLQHGGRPAFEVRAVLAATLSPTWGVYAGFELCESTPVRSGSEEYLDSEKYQLRPRDWETAGRQGRTIAPLITTLNRLRRRHPALQQLRNLHFHTVDNDAVLAYSKRAGSGAGADTVLTVVNLDPHHTHEATVSLDMPELGLDWHDSVPVRDELTGETYHWGRDNYVRLDPGRSPAPAHLLSLRPSSPIGGSPN, from the coding sequence ATGATCGGCCGCATTCCCGTGCTCGACCTCCACCCGCTGATCGACTGCGGCCGCCGCCCGGCGAAAGCGGTGGTCGGCGAGGCCTTCGAGATCTCGGCCACCGTCTTCCGCGAGGGCCACGACGCGGTCGCCGCCAACGTCGTGCTGCGCGATCCGCTGGGCCGGCCGGGGCCCTGGACCCCGATGCGCGAACTGGCCCCCGGCACCGACCGCTGGGGCGCCGAGGTCACCCCGGACGTGGAGGGCCGGTGGACGTACGGCGTCGAGGGCTGGTCGGACCCCATCGGCACCTGGCGCCACCACGCCGGCATCAAGGTCCCGGCCGGCATCGACACCGAACTGGTCCTCACCGAGGGCGCGATACTCCACGAGCGCGCCGCGGAGGGGGTGCCCAAAAGAGACGGCCGGGAAGCGGTGCTGGCCGCGGCGGACACGCTGCGCGACACCCACCTGCCGGCCGCCACCCGGCTCGCCGCCGCGCTCGCCCCCGAGGTCACCGACGCGCTCGACCGCCACCCGCTGCGCGAGCTGGTCACCGCCTCGCGCACCGCGCCGCTGCTGGTCGAGCGCCGGCGCGCGCTGTTCGGATCGTGGTACGAGCTGTTCCCGCGGTCGGAGGGCGCGGTGCTGCGCCCGGGCGCGCCGCCGGTCAGCGGTACGTTCCGGACCGCCGCCGAGCGGCTGCCGGCGGTCGCCGCCATGGGCTTCGACGTCGTGTACCTGCCGCCCGTGCACCCGATCGGCACCTCGTACCGCAAGGGGCCCAACAACGCGCTGTCCGCCGGGCCGCACGACGTCGGGTCGCCCTGGGCGATCGGCTCGGCCGAGGGCGGGCACGACGCGCTCCACCCGGACCTGGGCACCTTCGAGGACTTCGACCACTTCGTGCGCACCGCGCGCGACCTGCGCATGGAGGTGGCGCTGGACTTCGCCCTCCAGTGCTCGCCGGACCACCCCTGGGTCACCGAGCACCCCGAGTGGTTCCACCACCGGGCGGACGGCTCGATCGCGTACGCCGAGAACCCGCCGAAGAAGTACCAGGACATCTACCCGCTGGCGTTCGAGGCGGACCTGGGCGGGCTGGTGCGGGAGGCCGAGCGGCTGCTGCGCTTCTGGATGGAGCGCGGGGTGCGGATCTTCCGCGTGGACAACCCGCACACCAAGCCGGTGGTCTTCTGGGAGAAGGTGATCGCGGACGTCAACCGCACCGATCCGGACGTCATCTTCCTGGCCGAGGCGTTCACCCGGCCGGCCATGATGCGCACGCTGGCGCAGATCGGCTTCCAGCAGTCGTACACCTACTTCACCTGGCGCAACTCCAAGCACGAGCTCACCGAATACCTCACCGAGCTGTCGCGTGAGACGGCCTCGTACATGCGGCCCAATTTCTTCGTCAACACACCGGACATCCTGCACGCCTACCTCCAGCACGGCGGACGGCCCGCGTTCGAGGTACGTGCCGTGCTGGCCGCGACCCTCTCCCCGACGTGGGGGGTCTACGCCGGGTTCGAGCTGTGCGAGTCGACGCCGGTACGAAGTGGCAGCGAGGAGTACCTGGATTCGGAAAAGTACCAACTGAGGCCCCGGGATTGGGAGACAGCGGGACGCCAGGGCCGTACGATCGCTCCTCTCATCACCACGCTGAACCGCTTGCGACGCCGCCATCCGGCGCTCCAACAGCTGCGGAACCTCCATTTCCACACCGTCGACAACGACGCCGTTCTCGCCTATTCCAAGCGGGCCGGGAGCGGTGCCGGTGCCGACACGGTGCTCACGGTCGTCAACCTCGACCCGCACCACACCCACGAGGCGACGGTGTCGTTGGACATGCCGGAACTCGGCCTCGATTGGCACGATTCCGTCCCGGTGCGCGACGAGCTCACCGGCGAGACCTACCACTGGGGCAGGGACAACTATGTGCGCCTCGATCCGGGCCGTTCGCCGGCCCCGGCGCACCTGCTCTCCCTGCGACCGTCCTCACCGATCGGAGGGTCACCCAATTGA
- a CDS encoding antibiotic biosynthesis monooxygenase family protein: MAFGFVAFHYPAPEHVEEFVGQCHQVAEAARSQPGFLSVGVWVTPNGEAVVTTGAFESEETFRAAAEVAREMGATPEGLSDLEVRPRQVHFLLSR; the protein is encoded by the coding sequence ATGGCATTCGGTTTCGTCGCCTTCCACTACCCGGCCCCCGAGCACGTCGAGGAGTTCGTCGGCCAGTGCCACCAGGTCGCCGAAGCGGCGCGGTCGCAGCCGGGCTTCCTGTCCGTCGGGGTCTGGGTCACCCCGAACGGCGAAGCCGTCGTCACCACCGGTGCCTTCGAGTCCGAGGAGACCTTCCGCGCCGCGGCCGAGGTCGCCCGCGAGATGGGCGCGACGCCGGAGGGCCTGAGCGACCTGGAGGTCAGGCCCCGCCAGGTGCACTTCCTGCTGTCCCGCTGA
- a CDS encoding NADP-dependent oxidoreductase, with protein MRAISQDVTGGPEVLKETELPRPEPGVGQIQIAVRAAGVNPTDWKHRAAGLFVKDLPRVLGWDVSGVVTAVGIGVTLFAPGDEVFGMVPYPYGVGTHAEYVTGPARAFVHKPAALDHVQAGALPLAALTAYQALVDTADIRPGQRVLIHAAAGGVGHLAVQIAKAKGAHVIGTASAAKHDFLRSLGADEVIDYRETDFVAAAGTVDVVLDCIGGDTLTRSLDVVREGGTVVSILPPVDPATVAAAAERGIRLAVMIVEADHAGMREIAALAESGALRAHIAATFPLEEAAKAHEMGETGRTQGKIVLEVN; from the coding sequence ATGCGTGCCATCAGCCAGGACGTCACCGGCGGACCCGAGGTCCTGAAGGAAACCGAACTGCCCCGCCCCGAGCCGGGCGTCGGCCAGATCCAGATCGCGGTCCGCGCCGCCGGGGTCAACCCCACCGACTGGAAGCACCGCGCGGCCGGACTATTCGTCAAGGATCTGCCCCGCGTCCTGGGCTGGGACGTCTCCGGCGTCGTGACGGCGGTCGGCATCGGCGTCACCCTGTTCGCACCGGGCGACGAGGTCTTCGGCATGGTCCCGTACCCGTACGGAGTGGGCACCCACGCCGAGTACGTCACCGGCCCCGCGCGCGCCTTCGTGCACAAGCCCGCCGCCCTCGACCACGTCCAGGCGGGCGCCCTGCCGCTGGCCGCGCTCACCGCCTACCAGGCCCTGGTGGACACCGCGGACATCCGGCCCGGGCAGCGGGTCCTGATCCACGCGGCGGCGGGTGGCGTCGGCCACCTCGCCGTACAGATCGCCAAGGCCAAGGGCGCCCACGTGATCGGCACGGCGAGCGCCGCCAAGCACGATTTCCTGCGCTCGCTCGGCGCCGACGAGGTGATCGACTACCGGGAGACCGACTTCGTCGCGGCCGCCGGTACGGTCGACGTCGTCCTGGACTGCATCGGCGGTGACACCCTCACCCGCTCCCTGGACGTGGTGCGCGAGGGCGGCACCGTGGTCTCGATCCTTCCCCCGGTCGATCCGGCAACCGTCGCGGCGGCCGCGGAGCGCGGAATCCGCCTGGCGGTGATGATCGTCGAGGCCGACCACGCGGGCATGCGCGAGATCGCCGCCCTCGCCGAGTCCGGCGCACTGCGCGCGCACATCGCCGCGACCTTCCCCCTGGAGGAGGCCGCGAAGGCGCATGAGATGGGCGAGACCGGCCGTACCCAGGGGAAGATCGTCCTTGAGGTGAACTGA
- a CDS encoding S8 family peptidase yields MTPIWTRLAGPAATVAAVAALTAAALPAHAAPIGTKAPAAADAARGGYIVTLASGPGGVRAASAAGRALAAQYGVRISHTYRTAVNGFAVRATGDQARRLAADPAVASVTRDRAVLPARTQRNPPSWGLDRLDRAGLPLDRAYAAPPSAGRGVTVYVIDTGVRTTHRDFGGRAGSGWDFVDGDADADDANGHGTHVAATAAGTRYGVAKQARVVAVRVLDRAGRGTTARVIAGIDWVARHARRPAVANLSLGSAPSPQLDQAVRNAVAAGVTFTVAAGNHGRRAGAFSPGRVSEAITVGASDARDRRAAFSNWGAKVDLFAPGVDITSAWHSGDTAKRTLSGTSMAAPHAAGAAALYLSSHRRAGPKEVRNALAATAAQHRITAAGPGSPTALLQVRPH; encoded by the coding sequence ATGACACCGATATGGACACGTCTGGCGGGACCGGCGGCCACCGTCGCCGCCGTGGCCGCGCTCACCGCCGCCGCCCTGCCCGCGCACGCCGCCCCGATCGGAACGAAGGCCCCGGCCGCCGCGGACGCGGCGCGCGGCGGCTATATCGTCACGCTGGCCTCCGGGCCCGGCGGGGTGCGGGCGGCGTCCGCGGCAGGCCGGGCGCTGGCGGCGCAGTACGGGGTGCGGATCAGCCACACGTACCGTACGGCGGTCAACGGTTTCGCCGTGCGCGCGACCGGGGACCAGGCGCGGCGGCTGGCCGCGGACCCGGCGGTGGCGTCCGTGACCCGCGACCGCGCGGTGCTGCCGGCCCGCACGCAGCGCAATCCGCCGTCCTGGGGCCTGGACCGGCTGGACCGCGCGGGCCTGCCGCTGGACCGGGCCTACGCGGCGCCGCCGTCGGCCGGCCGGGGCGTGACGGTGTACGTGATCGACACCGGCGTGCGCACCACGCACCGGGACTTCGGCGGCCGGGCCGGCAGCGGCTGGGACTTCGTGGACGGCGACGCCGACGCGGACGACGCCAACGGACACGGCACCCATGTCGCCGCCACGGCCGCCGGGACCCGGTACGGCGTCGCCAAGCAGGCCCGTGTGGTGGCCGTACGCGTGCTGGACCGCGCGGGACGGGGCACCACCGCGCGGGTCATCGCCGGTATCGACTGGGTGGCCCGGCACGCGCGGCGCCCGGCGGTGGCCAACCTCAGCCTGGGCAGCGCGCCCAGCCCGCAGCTCGACCAGGCGGTACGCAACGCCGTCGCGGCCGGTGTCACCTTCACCGTGGCGGCCGGGAACCACGGGCGGCGGGCCGGGGCGTTCTCGCCCGGGCGGGTGAGCGAGGCCATCACGGTGGGCGCGAGCGACGCCCGGGACCGGCGGGCCGCGTTCTCCAACTGGGGCGCGAAAGTCGACCTGTTCGCACCGGGTGTGGACATCACGTCCGCGTGGCACTCGGGAGACACTGCGAAGCGAACCCTCTCCGGCACGTCCATGGCCGCTCCGCACGCGGCGGGCGCGGCCGCGCTCTACCTGTCGTCCCACCGGCGGGCCGGACCGAAGGAGGTGCGGAACGCGCTGGCCGCCACCGCGGCCCAGCACCGGATCACCGCGGCGGGCCCCGGCTCGCCGACCGCGTTGTTGCAGGTCAGGCCCCACTAG